The Solibacillus isronensis genome includes the window TTTCCCTGTTATAGAATCCTTTTCATGAGAAATATAAAATTTATTTAACCCATGAAGTCCAATAATTAATGTTGGAACAGTTAATTGTGTGTTTAAAGGCTTAAGGTACTGGATGTATTTTTCGAATGATCCAATAGCATTATCGAATCCTCCACTCCTTTTTAAATCATTTGTAGCTGTTATAACGATAGCAATTTTTGTTTGAATGGCTTTTTCGACGTGGTTCAGTTCACTAGCAAGTACAGGTTTTAGTAAATTCCACGCAATAACGCTACCATGATTAAATCCAACTTCAATAGAAATAGTATTTTTAGCGAAATCGAGGCGCCAAGTATCATCTTTATAATTGGGGTCTTTAAAGATTGAACTTTCACTAAACCAACCTTTTTCGGATAGACGTTCTTTAATTATACTATTAATTGATTTTGATATACTTTTCCCTCTTTTTTCGCCTCTACTTAGAAATTCAGATATAATTTCTTCTTCAGTTATACTATGTAGAGCTTGTTTTATTTCTGACCAAGTATAAATAAATTCAGAGTCATTCAATATTGTATGTGCATGACGATGTTGATATATTTTAAAATCCATTAATATGCCCCCCCTATAGAAATTATAGCATGATATAAAATTTCACAGGCTAAACATAACGGTTGATCTTTTGAATTTTATCGTTTATAATTATTCCATGAAAGAAAGGATGTTCGCTATGACAAAAAGTACTCTGAATGTAGTCGAGTTATTTGCAGGAGTGGGCGGGTTTCGATTAGGTTTAGAAAAGGCGAACGCTGAAATTTTCAACACAGTGTGGGCAAACCAATGGGAGCCTTCTCGCAAAGTGCAACATGCATTTGAATGTTACAAAAGAAATTTTGTGACTGGAATAGATGAATATAGTAATACGGATATTTCTAAAGTGCCCGAAAGTAATATAAATAAGTGGGGAATTGACGTTTTAGTAGGAGGATTTCCATGCCAAGACTACTCAGTGGCCCGAAGTCTGAATAACGAAAAAGGTTTGGAAGGGAAAAAGGGTGTTCTTTTTTGGGAAATAAAACGGATGATTGAACATTCTCATCCTAAATATGTCTTGCTTGAGAATGTAGACCGCTTATTAAAATCTCCTTCTAAGCAGCGTGGGCGTGACTTTGCTGTAATGCTTGCAACGTTTCGCGATTTAAATTATATAGTGGAATGGCGTGTTGTGAATGCTGCAGAAGTAGGCGGGGTTCAAAAACGACGGCGAATTTTTATTTTTGCATATAAAAATCATTTGGATTTTGCTCTGAAGCAGAAAAAATTCACACCAGATAAAGTTGTATTTAAAGAAGGTTTCTTTGCAAAAACTTTTCCGGTAAAAAAAGAACCGTATAAAAATCGTGTAAATACTATTGAACTCCCTAAAGACTTAGTGGGGATTTCCGATACCTTCGCACATGAATTTCATCCGGCTGGCATCATGATTGATGGAGATGTATTTACGGCACATACGGAGATTCTAAATGAAAGTTTTACGCCACTTAAAGAAATTTTGCAAGATGAAGCTGAAGTGGATGAAAGCTTTTATTTAACAGAGGAACAGATAATGAAGTTTGCTTATTTACGCGGGCCTAAAAAAATAGAACGCACTTCAGCAGAAGGGTTTAAATATATTTTTGCTGAAGGTGGTATGTCTCCGACGGATGATGTTAATGGACCAGGACGTACTATGTTGACGAGCGAAGGTACTACGAATCGAAGCACTCACATTGTTGAGATAAACGGTAGAAAACGTTTCTTAACACCTGTTGAATGTGAAAGATTAAATGGCTTCCCTACAAATTGGACAGAAGGAATGCCCAATCGTATGCGCTACTTCTGTATGGGAAATGCACTGGTTGTTGACCTTATTGAAAAAATGGGTGAAACCATTCTTAAAATTGACCAAGAGGAAACAGTAAGTTTTACTCAAACTGCTTTAAAGTTAAATTAATAATTAGTTAAAGTCCTTAATTGTATGCTGTTTGGCTTACAATTACAGGACTTTTTTAGTTTTAAGTGTTTATATTAACAAATTCAATCAATTAATAGATGGTCACCAATTCTATTGTAGAATCCTTATACGATATGCTTATCTTCAATTCATCAAGGGAAATGATACAAAAAAGCAGCTGACTGGAGTGATACTCATGGCAGATAAAGTTTCACCTGAAGAACGAAGTAGAATTATGGGGAAAATCCGAGCTCAGTCAAAACTGGAAAATCGTCTTTCTAAGGAATTGTGGAAAAGAGGAATCAGGTTCAGAAAAAATACACGAAAACTATTTGGTACTCCCGACATTTCCATTAAAAAATACAAAATTGTCGTCTTCGTGGACTCGTGTTTTTGGCATATGTGTCCTATACACGGCAATAGACCGAAAAGCAACCAGGAGTTCTGGGATAAAAAGCTTTTACGCAACCAAGAGCGCGATAGGGAAGTCACAGAATATTACTTGGAAAAGGGCTGGCATATAAAGAGAATATGGGAGCATGAGATAAAGAAAGATATAAATCAAGTTACCGATGATCTGGTTGATTTCATAAATAAGGTCCGGTTTAGCGAAACAAGTAATTCCTCAATAAATACCAACGATATGCTCCAATGTGGTCCGGCCGAAGAAGATGCGTCAATACTAGCTACAGAAGAACCAAATGAAAAGCATTAGGGACGCTAGACAAATTTATATTTAAAAATACTAATTAAGGGGTTGTCCGAATATCGGGACAACCCCTTATAATTTTTTTCACCAACCCCAACCCTCACTGAAAAGACAAATACCCAATCTTTTTCGTAATTTTGGCAGACTCTTCACGAAGTAATCTTATATAGTAATTTATTTTTTCATCTGTTAACCGATTGGTAGGGGCAACAATATTAATTGCTGCAATTACTTTACTCTGCTGGTTTTTGATGGGTACGGCAATGGATGTCATATTGGTGCGGTACTCGCCTCGTACAACGGCATATCCTTTTTCCTTCGTGTTTTGCAACTCTTTTTGCAACAGATTAGCATCTACTATCGTACGTGGGGTAAATCTCATAAAAGGTTGGTCAAGGATTCGTTTAATCGTATTAGTGCTGCTGTACGCCAATAATACGCGGCCGCTTGCAGTACAGTGCAAATAATTTGAGTGGCCGATATGTGATTCTACTTCGACCGTTTGCTGGTTTGATAATTTATTAAGATAAACAATGGCATCATTTTTCAAAATGGCTAAATGAGAAGTTTCCCCGGTTAACGTAATGAGTTTCATCATACTTTCTAACGTCACATCGTAAATATCCAAATGTTTTAAATAAATGGAGTTCAGTTCAATTAGTGATATGCCCAATTCGTACTTGGCATTATTTTTAGCTTTTGTTACAAAGCCCTCTGATTCCAATGTTTTTAAAAGTCTGTGTACACTGCTTTTACTAATCCCCAATTCATCTGCCAAGTCCAACACGCCTTTTTGATAATCGTTTATTTTAAAAGCCTTCAAAATTTTCAATGCGTTTTTAACGGAATGTAGCTCGCCATTATTCTTCATTTGCAACCCCCATTGAAATTCTATTTGATGTTTATATTATTCTCTAAAAAACATTTTTCACCTTTCCCGCATAGAGGGAATTTCGTGTTGTATATAACAAAATAACAGTTAATATTAATTTACAATCTATTTTGATTTTTCAGAAAATAGAGCGAAAAATAACATTCAAGGGGGATTAATCATGAATAATTATGTAGAGCCAATCTTTGATGTAGCACAAATCGCACATGTTGAGGTACTTTCTAACACGCCGGAGGAATCGATTAAATTTTACACAGAAATGTTAGGTATGGCCGTTGTAGATGTTATTGAAAATCAAACTTTTTTACGTGCTTATGAAGAAAATTATAAATACTCCTTAATTATTACTGAATCTGATTATTCAGGTTTAGGACATGTAGCATGGCGCACAACATCTCCACAAGCATTAGAGCGTCGGGTTAAGGCGATTGAGGCGAGTGGGTATGGTATTGGTTGGCAAAACGAAAATTATGGACATGGACCTTCTTATGCATTTACAACTCCTGATGGTCATAACATGGAAGTCTTTTGGGAAGTAGAATACTTTGATTGTCCTGAAGAGAACAAGTCTAAGTTACTTTCTCGATTTAGTAAGCGTCCAAATCGTGGTGTCCCGGTACGTCGATTAGACCATATTAATTTATTCTCATCAAATCCTAAAGCTGATACAGAATTTTTAGTTGAAGTATTAGGCTTTAAACTTCGCGAACAAATTGTTGATGGAGAGTTTGTCGTAGGATCATGGATTAGTGCTTCTAACCTTGTTCATGAAATCGCTTTCATGGCTGAGCCTACAGGGGCTAAAGGAAAATTACATCATATTTGCTATTGGTATGGTATACCTCAAAACTTATACGAAGTTGGCGATTTGTTGAAAGACCATGGTTACTTTATTGAAATCCCACCGAATAAGCATGGGGTTAGCCAAGCATTTTGTATGTATGCCTATGAACCAAGCGGGTTGCGGGTTGAATTGTTTGGAGATGCAGGCTACTTGATCTTTGACCCGGATTGGAAAACGATTACTTGGCAAATGGCCGATGTTCCAGGTAACGGAGATACTTGGATAGGGGCGGCTTTCCCTGACTCGTTCTGGACATATGGTGTAGGTAAAATAGCTGAAAAAGTTACAAACGAATAGAGGGGTTAGCAGATGACTAAAGTTCCAGTAGCAATTTTAGGAAGCGGCAACATCGGTACAGACTTGATGATGAAAATCTTAAAAGCTGATGGACATTTAGATTTAGTTCTGGTGGCAGGTATTGATCCTGCCTCAGACGGTCTAAAGCGTGCCAAAGAAGCGGGGATAGCAACAACTGCAAAGGGGATTCACGGGATTATCGAACACGGTTCCGCACAAATAGTTTTTGATGCCACGAGTGCGTATTCGCATATTGAACACGCTAAAATCCTTAAAGAAAATGGCATTGTGGCGATCGATTTAACGCCTGCAGCAATCGGTCCGTATGTTATTCCAAGTATTAATATAGAAGAACATATCAATGAAATGAATATCAATATGGTGTCCTGCAGCGGGCAGGCTACAACGCCGCTTGTTTATGCAGTGAGCCAAATTGCGGAAGTGCTTTACAGTGAAATTATCGCTACGATTTCAAGCCCGTCCATTGGTTTAGGTACACGCCAGAACCTGGATGAATTTACGATCACAACTGCGAATGCAGCAAAATTAGTGGGCGGTGCACAATCAGCACGCGCAATGCCGGTCATCAACGCAGCAGAGCCGCCTATTTTAATGAATAATACGGTATATGCGGTACTTGAAGACGACATTGATCCAATTCAATTACAGAAATCTGTAGAAGATGTCGTGCAAAAGGTGAAGCAATATGTACCAGGTTACCGATTGAAAGGGCAACCGATTGTCGATCAACGCGAAACACCTTGGGGCAACCGTAAAGTGGTCATTATTATGAATGAGGTAGAAGGCGCGGGAGATTATTTCCCGAAATATGCCGGTAATCTCGATATTATGACTGCTGCGGCTTTACAAGTTGGAGAAAAGATAGCAGAAAATATGCTGAAAGGAGCTGCTTTAAAGTGACCAATATCATAATCGGGGACACTACATTACGTGATGGTTCACATGCAGTCAGCCATTCTTTTACCCCACAATTTGTTGGGAAAATCGTTACTGAATTAGCGGCAGCAAATGTTCCTTTGATCGAAGTGAGTCATGGTGCAGGACTTCAAGGCTCCACGATTCAGCAAGGCTTTTCTAAATACGATGAAATGAAGCTGATTGAGGCTGCTGTAAAAGTAAAAGGCCAATCTAAAATTGCTTCATTGTTCGTTCCAGGCATTGGAACACGTCCGGCCATTGTAGAAGCCGCCAATATTGGAATTGATGCACTCCGTATCGCAGTTCACTGTACAGAGGCGAATATCTCACAACAATATTTTGAAGAAGCGAAAAAGCAAAATCTAGGTGCTTACGGATTTTTGATGATGAGCCACAGTACGACACCGCAGCGTTTAGCGGAAGAAGCGAAGAAAATGGAAGAGTATGGTGCAGACGGTGTATATATCGTCGATTCTGCCGGTGCATTAGTGCCAAAAACAGTCATTGAACGGATACATGCATTAAAAGAGACACTGTCAATTCAGATAGGATTCCATGGTCATAATAATTTAGGGTTGGCAGTTGGCAACTCGTTAACAGCGATTGAACATGGTGCGACATTAATTGATGGGACACTTCGCGGATTAGGTGCAGGTGCGGGGAATGCACCATTGGAAGTCCTTATTGCAGCAATGGTGAAATCGAATATAGAAACACCAATCGTCCTTTCAACACTGATGAATGCTGCGGAAGAATTAGTGGCTCCAGAAATGCATTACTTGCCGTTTATTGACCGTGAAAATTTATCATCAGGATATGCCGGTGTGTACAATAGTTTCCTGTTACACGTAAGAAAAGCTGCAGAAAAATTCCAAGTAAATCCGGTAAGTATTATCGAAGAACTTGGGAAGCGAAATGCCGTTGCAGGACAGGAAGACTGGATTATCGATGTTGCAATGGAACTATCTACAAAGAAAGTTGAGGTCTGATAGTATGTCAAATGCACAAGGGTTTGCTTCAATGCTTTTGGAAGCTGAGCAGACGAAGGCACCAATTGAACCGTTCACACAGCTTGCGCCTACAATTTCTTTAGAGCAGGCTTATGAAATCCAACTTGCTTATGTAGAGCAAAAAAAACAGGCTGGCCATAAAGTCATCGGTAAAAAAATTGGCGCTACGAGTAAAGCAATTCAAAATATGTTCAACGTTAATCAGCCGGATTACGGTCATTTATTCGATTATATGTTGTACAAATCGGGTGATACGATCAACATTGATCAACTGATTCAGCCTAAAGTTGAATCAGAACTTGCCTTCGTTTTAAAAGAAGATATTAAGGGTCCTAATATAACACCTCTAGATGTCCTATTGGCGATTGATTATATTGTGCCGGCATTTGAAATAATCGACAGCCGTATTGCAGATTGGCGAATTAAATTTGAAGATACGGTATCAGATAACGGCTCGTCAGGCTTGGTCGTATTAGGAGAACAACGTCTTTCGATTTATGATATTGACTTAACAACAATCGGTTTAAATACGTATCAGAACGGCGAACTCATTGAAATGGGTACAGGAAGTAATGTTTTAGGCAGTCCGATTAACTCTGCGGTTTGGTTAGCGAACGCATTACATCAATTTAATGTCCCGCTACTTGCTGGCGAAGTGATTTTAACTGGCGCATTTACATCGGCGTTACCAATAAAAAAAGGTGATCATTTTAAGGCAGCCTTCGGACAAATTGGTTCGGTTGAAGTGAAGTTTGTATAGGGGGATTCATATGACGAGTATTACTAAATTATCGGTTGTAGATGAGTTGTATTGGGCTGAAAAAAATGCGCAAACACTTGAACAGTTTGCCAATAAAATAGATGGTTTCTCAGAGCGTGAAGCTTATGAAATTCAGCAGTTACTAGTAGATAAAAAAATAGAGCAAGAACAAACGGAACAAATCGGGTGGAAGTTGGGACTAACATCAAAAGCAAAACAGCAGATGATGGGGGTTCATGAACCGTCATATGGGGTGCTTTTAAAGAACATGTACTTAATCGAAGGCGGTAAACATGATTTGACACCATACATCCATCCGAAACTGGAACCAGAACTCGCTTTCGTTTTAAAGAAGCCGTTAAATGGTTCACCAACATTAGAAGATGTAATCGATGCAATTGATTTTGTGTTGCCGGCATTTGAAATCATTGATAGTAGATTTGAACGCTTTAAGTTTACATTGCTTGATGCGATTGCCGATAATTCATCCTCGAGTCGGTATATTTTGGGCAACCGTCCAATAAAACTGGATGCCGATTTTATTGATGCATTAGGGGTTGTTTACTACAAAAATGGAGAAATCGTTGCTTCGACAACATCCGGTGCGGTGATGCAAAATCCGCTTATAAGCATTCAGTGGTTAGCGGAAAAGCTGCATGAGCGTAACTTGCATTTAAAACCGCGTGACTTAATTTTAAGCGGATCCATTAGTGAAGCAATTGAAATAAAACCGGGGGATTTTTTCCATGCAAGTTTCCAAAGCTTAGGGACGATTTCGGTTTCATTTACTGGAGGTGCGGCAGAGTGCCATTCATCCAAGTAACAATTTTAGAGGGCCGTACACCCGAACAAAAAGAGCGCCTTATTGAACAATTGAGCAAAACAGCCAGCGATGTATTGGATGCGCCACTGGAAACCGTGCGCGTACATTTACAGGAAACGGCTGCAACACATTGGGGCATAGCAGGGAAATCCGTTGCCAAAAGGAGAGAGACAGATGCTAACAACTGAAAAAGAAGTGTTAACGGTTAATCATTTTATTAATGGACAATACAGACAATCTGCAACAAAGAAAACATTTGAAGTACATGATCCTTCCAACCAACGTTTAATTGCGATTGTTTCGGAAGCATCCGAAGAGGACGTTACAGAAGCTGCCAACAGTGCGCGTCAAGCTTTTGAACATAGTGAATGGCGTACAATGCCGTTAGCGGAGCGTTGTGCGAAAATTCGCAGGATGGCTGATATAATCGTGGAACGAAAAGAAGAAATTGCCCGCCTTGAAGCAATGGATGTAGGGAAGCCTTATCAGCATGCAGTCGGCTCCGATATCCCACGTGCTGCCCATAATTTGCGGTTCTTTGCAGATTTCGTAGAGAAGCAAGGGGATGAAGCGTATCCAATGGATGAAAACTTTATCAACTATACACGCTATGAGCCTGTTGGTGTAGCCGGTCTAATTACGCCTTGGAATGCACCATTTATGTTAACGACTTGGAAATTGGGTCCATGTCTGGCAGCGGGGAATACAGCTGTCATTAAGCCGGCTGAATTGACGCCATTATCGGTTTCACTTCTTGGAGAAATTGCACAACAGGCAGGCATTCCTGATGGGGTCGTAAACGTGATTCATGGAAGCGGAAAAACGGT containing:
- a CDS encoding 2-keto-4-pentenoate hydratase, coding for MSNAQGFASMLLEAEQTKAPIEPFTQLAPTISLEQAYEIQLAYVEQKKQAGHKVIGKKIGATSKAIQNMFNVNQPDYGHLFDYMLYKSGDTINIDQLIQPKVESELAFVLKEDIKGPNITPLDVLLAIDYIVPAFEIIDSRIADWRIKFEDTVSDNGSSGLVVLGEQRLSIYDIDLTTIGLNTYQNGELIEMGTGSNVLGSPINSAVWLANALHQFNVPLLAGEVILTGAFTSALPIKKGDHFKAAFGQIGSVEVKFV
- the dcm gene encoding DNA (cytosine-5-)-methyltransferase; amino-acid sequence: MTKSTLNVVELFAGVGGFRLGLEKANAEIFNTVWANQWEPSRKVQHAFECYKRNFVTGIDEYSNTDISKVPESNINKWGIDVLVGGFPCQDYSVARSLNNEKGLEGKKGVLFWEIKRMIEHSHPKYVLLENVDRLLKSPSKQRGRDFAVMLATFRDLNYIVEWRVVNAAEVGGVQKRRRIFIFAYKNHLDFALKQKKFTPDKVVFKEGFFAKTFPVKKEPYKNRVNTIELPKDLVGISDTFAHEFHPAGIMIDGDVFTAHTEILNESFTPLKEILQDEAEVDESFYLTEEQIMKFAYLRGPKKIERTSAEGFKYIFAEGGMSPTDDVNGPGRTMLTSEGTTNRSTHIVEINGRKRFLTPVECERLNGFPTNWTEGMPNRMRYFCMGNALVVDLIEKMGETILKIDQEETVSFTQTALKLN
- a CDS encoding BglII/BstYI family type II restriction endonuclease is translated as MDFKIYQHRHAHTILNDSEFIYTWSEIKQALHSITEEEIISEFLSRGEKRGKSISKSINSIIKERLSEKGWFSESSIFKDPNYKDDTWRLDFAKNTISIEVGFNHGSVIAWNLLKPVLASELNHVEKAIQTKIAIVITATNDLKRSGGFDNAIGSFEKYIQYLKPLNTQLTVPTLIIGLHGLNKFYISHEKDSITGKNLGMVNVKQ
- the dmpG gene encoding 4-hydroxy-2-oxovalerate aldolase, with the translated sequence MTNIIIGDTTLRDGSHAVSHSFTPQFVGKIVTELAAANVPLIEVSHGAGLQGSTIQQGFSKYDEMKLIEAAVKVKGQSKIASLFVPGIGTRPAIVEAANIGIDALRIAVHCTEANISQQYFEEAKKQNLGAYGFLMMSHSTTPQRLAEEAKKMEEYGADGVYIVDSAGALVPKTVIERIHALKETLSIQIGFHGHNNLGLAVGNSLTAIEHGATLIDGTLRGLGAGAGNAPLEVLIAAMVKSNIETPIVLSTLMNAAEELVAPEMHYLPFIDRENLSSGYAGVYNSFLLHVRKAAEKFQVNPVSIIEELGKRNAVAGQEDWIIDVAMELSTKKVEV
- a CDS encoding 2-keto-4-pentenoate hydratase, with the translated sequence MTSITKLSVVDELYWAEKNAQTLEQFANKIDGFSEREAYEIQQLLVDKKIEQEQTEQIGWKLGLTSKAKQQMMGVHEPSYGVLLKNMYLIEGGKHDLTPYIHPKLEPELAFVLKKPLNGSPTLEDVIDAIDFVLPAFEIIDSRFERFKFTLLDAIADNSSSSRYILGNRPIKLDADFIDALGVVYYKNGEIVASTTSGAVMQNPLISIQWLAEKLHERNLHLKPRDLILSGSISEAIEIKPGDFFHASFQSLGTISVSFTGGAAECHSSK
- a CDS encoding acetaldehyde dehydrogenase (acetylating) codes for the protein MTKVPVAILGSGNIGTDLMMKILKADGHLDLVLVAGIDPASDGLKRAKEAGIATTAKGIHGIIEHGSAQIVFDATSAYSHIEHAKILKENGIVAIDLTPAAIGPYVIPSINIEEHINEMNINMVSCSGQATTPLVYAVSQIAEVLYSEIIATISSPSIGLGTRQNLDEFTITTANAAKLVGGAQSARAMPVINAAEPPILMNNTVYAVLEDDIDPIQLQKSVEDVVQKVKQYVPGYRLKGQPIVDQRETPWGNRKVVIIMNEVEGAGDYFPKYAGNLDIMTAAALQVGEKIAENMLKGAALK
- a CDS encoding tautomerase family protein, whose product is MPFIQVTILEGRTPEQKERLIEQLSKTASDVLDAPLETVRVHLQETAATHWGIAGKSVAKRRETDANN
- a CDS encoding IclR family transcriptional regulator; the protein is MKNNGELHSVKNALKILKAFKINDYQKGVLDLADELGISKSSVHRLLKTLESEGFVTKAKNNAKYELGISLIELNSIYLKHLDIYDVTLESMMKLITLTGETSHLAILKNDAIVYLNKLSNQQTVEVESHIGHSNYLHCTASGRVLLAYSSTNTIKRILDQPFMRFTPRTIVDANLLQKELQNTKEKGYAVVRGEYRTNMTSIAVPIKNQQSKVIAAINIVAPTNRLTDEKINYYIRLLREESAKITKKIGYLSFQ
- a CDS encoding very short patch repair endonuclease; this encodes MADKVSPEERSRIMGKIRAQSKLENRLSKELWKRGIRFRKNTRKLFGTPDISIKKYKIVVFVDSCFWHMCPIHGNRPKSNQEFWDKKLLRNQERDREVTEYYLEKGWHIKRIWEHEIKKDINQVTDDLVDFINKVRFSETSNSSINTNDMLQCGPAEEDASILATEEPNEKH
- a CDS encoding catechol 2,3-dioxygenase; the protein is MNNYVEPIFDVAQIAHVEVLSNTPEESIKFYTEMLGMAVVDVIENQTFLRAYEENYKYSLIITESDYSGLGHVAWRTTSPQALERRVKAIEASGYGIGWQNENYGHGPSYAFTTPDGHNMEVFWEVEYFDCPEENKSKLLSRFSKRPNRGVPVRRLDHINLFSSNPKADTEFLVEVLGFKLREQIVDGEFVVGSWISASNLVHEIAFMAEPTGAKGKLHHICYWYGIPQNLYEVGDLLKDHGYFIEIPPNKHGVSQAFCMYAYEPSGLRVELFGDAGYLIFDPDWKTITWQMADVPGNGDTWIGAAFPDSFWTYGVGKIAEKVTNE